In Eucalyptus grandis isolate ANBG69807.140 chromosome 4, ASM1654582v1, whole genome shotgun sequence, the following proteins share a genomic window:
- the LOC104442782 gene encoding ankyrin repeat-containing protein BDA1-like, whose product MARGLPEKEEREARESRLQLAIEHDDIDLLHNLIVEDKELLDRLSRDPFRNTPLHIAAAEGKFEVAMEMFILRPEFAHKLNPEGYSPMHLALQHKQYSIVRALMTLDPELIRVRGRCGITPLHYIAGEAKDNEVELLAEFLCTCKSSIEDLTCRCETAVHIAVKNHNLEAFDVLLGWLSRVHLKKILSWEDKDGNTVLHVAASGEPQHEMIKSLARQRDVNVNVKNFDKKTALEIYQVHPRKKQDVVDELQQKGHRERFGERLYKVFFIPNLDLSLSKFFTVRLTFLERSAIYFYIEDKSTREVILVVSTLMATATYQAALSPPGGYWQDSSSNPLTNSTEIAHEKPHQAGKMILSGSHLYLFTSLNSMTFLISMCIILAASVPLFPGTSLVCCSMFVLAATYFSSLTTGFQNYNDVGKKLIVGVFTVAMGLVFGLSVWIWLRRARVQRKINASMRRIGDF is encoded by the exons ATGGCCAGGGGTCTGcccgaaaaagaagaaagagaggctAGGGAGTCTCGACTTCAACTAGCAATCGAACATGACGATATTGATTTGCTACATAACTTAATTGTGGAGGATAAAGAGCTCTTAGATCGCTTATCTAGGGACCCCTTCCGAAATACTCCACTACACATTGCCGCGGCTGAAGGAAAATTCGAGGTGGCCATGGAGATGTTCATCTTGAGGCCAGAGTTCGCTCATAAGCTGAATCCAGAGGGTTATAGCCCCATGCACTTGGCTTTGCAACATAAGCAATACTCAATTGTGAGGGCACTTATGACCCTTGATCCTGAGTTGATCCGAGTTCGAGGACGATGTGGGATCACCCCTTTGCATTACATCGCCGGTGAAGCAAAAGACAATGAGGTGGAGCTCCTAGCCGAATTCCTTTGCACTTGCAAATCATCCATTGAAGATTTGACGTGTCGATGCGAGACTGCAGTTCACATTGCCGTCAAGAACCACAACCTTGAAGCATTCGATGTTTTGCTAGGATGGCTTAGTCgagttcatttgaaaaaaatcttGAGCTGGGAAGATAAAGATGGTAATACTGTCTTACATGTTGCTGCGTCCGGAGAGCCGCAACATGAG ATGATCAAGTCGTTAGCTCGGCAGAGGGATGTAAATGTAAATGTGAAGAACTTCGATAAGAAGACCGCTCTCGAAATCTACCAAGTGCATCCTCGTAAAAAGCAAGATGTCGTGGACGAGTTACAACAAAAAGGACATCGAGAAAGATTTGGAGAAAGATTATATAAAGTATTTTTTATTCCTAACCTCGACCTCTCTCTATCAAAGTTTTTCACCGTGAGACTAACTTTTCTTGAGAGATCGGCAATCTATTTCTATATCGAAGATAAATCTACTCGCGAAGTGATTCTTGTAGTGTCTACCTTAATGGCGACTGCCACTTACCAAGCTGCTCTCAGTCCTCCGGGAGGATACTGGCAGGATTCCTCTTCAAATCCCCTGACCAATTCCACTGAAATTGCTCATGAAAAACCGCATCAAGCTGGAAAGATGATCCTCAGCGGCTCACATCTATATCTTTTCACTTCACTCAACAGCATGACTTTTCTCATCTCCATGTGCATAATCTTAGCCGCCTCTGTTCCGCTGTTTCCTGGCACTTCTTTGGTTTGCTGTTCTATGTTTGTTCTCGCCGCTACCTACTTTTCATCCCTCACAACGGGATTCCAGAACTACAATGAtgttggaaaaaaattgatagtGGGTGTTTTCACGGTGGCAATGGGTTTAGTCTTTGGATTATCGGTTTGGATATGGCTAAGGCGCGCCCGAGTCCAACGGAAAATCAATGCCTCAATGAGACGCATCGGCGATTTCTAA
- the LOC104428135 gene encoding ankyrin repeat-containing protein BDA1 → MARGLAQKEDREARETRLQQAIAHDDVDELHNLIGEEHQLLDRQSRGPFQNTPLHIAAAAGKTDVAMEMAILKPSFARKLNSDGYSPMHLALQHENYLTVRALKTFDPKLIRVRGRRGMTPLHFVAEKEGDNELELLAEFLFACKPSIKDLTNQGETAVHIAVKNGNLNAFNVLFGWLKRVNLIHILKWKDHSGNTVLHIAVLKKQPKIIKQLIKYTDVNVENSQGDTALKIFEENPWNDQEVAKKLQPKRCSTREPPLSLSKFFSSPLTSLEKYEFFFGFGDETARDIILLVSTLIATATYQAALSPPGGYWQDSSPPSNSSAANPNGTDTENLHQAGDIIMKGWSLYFFSIVNSMAFSPPSAQSGPPLFHYCLALTWFASLWSFSALPSLIVLCPNSPNLRRAQQICSGDSMCRWCSPGW, encoded by the exons ATGGCCAGGGGTCTGGCCCAGAAAGAAGACAGAGAGGCTAGGGAGACTCGGCTTCAACAGGCAATAGCAcatgatgatgttgatgagCTACACAACTTAATCGGGGAGGAGCATCAACTTCTAGATCGTCAATCTAGGGGTCCCTTCCAAAACACTCCACTACACATTGCCGCGGCTGCCGGCAAAACTGACGTGGCCATGGAGATGGCCATTTTGAAGCCGTCATTCGCTCGGAAATTGAATTCAGATGGTTACAGCCCCATGCACTTGGCTTTGCAACATGAAAATTATCTCACCGTGAGGGCACTTAAGACCTTCGACCCTAAGTTGATCCGAGTCCGAGGACGACGGGGTATGACCCCTTTACATTTTGTTGCTGAGAAAGAAGGAGACAATGAGCTCGAGCTCTTGGCGGAATTTCTATTTGCTTGCAAACCATCCATTAAAGACTTGACGAACCAAGGCGAGACTGCGGTTCACATTGCCGTCAAGAACGGAAACCTCAATGCATTCAATGTTTTGTTTGGATGGCTTAAACGAGTCAATCTAATACATATCTTGAAATGGAAAGACCACAGTGGTAATACCGTCTTACATATTGCCGTGTTAAAAAAGCAGCCCAAG ATCATCAAGCAGTTGATTAAATATACGGATGTAAATGTGGAGAACTCTCAGGGTGACACAGCTCTGAAAATCTTTGAAGAGAATCCTTGGAATGATCAAGAAGTTGCAAAGAAGCTACAACCCAAAAGATGTTCTACTCGTGAACCCCCCCTCTCTCTATCAAAGTTTTTTAGCTCGCCACTAACTAGCCTAGAGAAGTATGAATTTTTCTTTGGCTTCGGAGATGAAACGGCTCGCGACATAATCCTTTTAGTGTCAACCTTAATTGCAACCGCCACTTACCAAGCTGCTCTTAGTCCTCCGGGAGGATACTGGCAGGATTCCTCTCCCCCTTCAAATTCCTCGGCCGCCAACCCCAACGGCACTGATACTGAAAATCTACATCAAGCCGGAGACATCATCATGAAGGGCTGGAGTCTATATTTCTTCTCGATTGTCAACAGCATGGCTTTTTCACCTCCATCGGCGCAATCTGGGCCTCCGCTATTCCACTATTGCCTCGCACTAACATGGTTTGCATCGCTATGGTCATTCTCGGCACTGCCTTCTCTTATAGTCTTGTGTCCCAATTCCCCAAATCTGAGGAGGGCCCAGCAAATTTGCTCAGGGGATTCTATGTGTCGTTGGTGTTCGCCGGGTTGGTGA
- the LOC104442780 gene encoding ankyrin repeat-containing protein BDA1 has protein sequence MEMYILWPKFARKLNLEGYSPMHLALQHKQYSIVRALMTLDPELIRVRGRCGITPLHYIADEAKDNEVELLAEFLCTCKSSIEDLTSRCETAVHVAVKKHNSKAFDVLLGWLKHVRLTEILDWKDKDGNTVLHVAASKEPQHEIIKLLSPWTDVQAKNSLGETALDIFQKNSRNDQDVMKRLRPPRLVPRFSYAPLSLSQLITKKLFFLDMLEHIFYVQDESARNVILVVSTLMATATYQAALSPPGGYWQDSSSNSPTYSTVVTANSTEIANGKPHQAGKMILSGSRLYVFTLLNSLTFLISSCIIIVTAVPLLPDTATTCLSMFILAANYFLSLAMGFQNSNDVGLNLIGGFFMVAMYFFLGLSALIQKKHFQVRRQINATRRRVGNF, from the exons ATGGAGATGTACATCTTGTGGCCAAAGTTCGCTCGGAAGCTAAATCTAGAGGGGTATAGCCCCATGCACTTGGCTTTGCAACATAAGCAGTACTCAATTGTGAGGGCACTAATGACCCTTGATCCTGAGTTAATCCGAGTTCGAGGACGATGTGGAATCACCCCTTTGCATTACATCGCCGATGAAGCAAAAGACAATGAGGTGGAGCTCCTAGCCGAATTCCTTTGCACTTGCAAATCATCCATTGAAGATTTGACGAGTCGATGTGAGACTGCAGTTCACGTTGCCGTCAAAAAACACAACAGCAAAGCATTCGATGTTTTGCTAGGATGGCTTAAGCACGTTCGTCTGACAGAAATCTTGGACTGGAAAGATAAAGATGGTAATACCGTCTTACATGTTGCTGCGTCCAAAGAGCCGCAACATGAG ATCATCAAGCTATTAAGTCCGTGGACGGATGTACAAGCGAAGAACTCCCTTGGTGAGACCGCTCTGGATATCTTCCAAAAGAATTCTAGGAACGATCAAGATGTTATGAAGAGGCTACGCCCTCCAAGACTAGTGCCCAGATTTTCATATGCTCCCCTCTCTCTATCCCAGCTTATCACCAAGAAACTATTTTTCCTTGACATGTTGGAACACATTTTCTATGTCCAAGATGAATCCGCTCGCAACGTAATCCTTGTAGTGTCCACCTTAATGGCGACCGCCACTTACCAAGCCGCTCTTAGTCCTCCGGGAGGATACTGGCAGGATTCTTCTTCAAATTCTCCGACCTACTCCACTGTTGTCACCGCCAATTCCACTGAAATTGCTAATGGAAAGCCACATCAAGCTGGAAAGATGATCCTCAGCGGCTCACGTCTATACGTATTCACTTTACTCAACAGCTTGACTTTTCTCATCTCCAGCTGCATAATCATAGTCACCGCTGTTCCGCTGCTTCCTGACACTGCTACGACTTGCTTATCAATGTTTATTCTCGCCGCCAACTATTTTttatcccttgcaatgggattcCAGAACTCCAATGATGTTGGACTAAATTTGATAGGGGGTTTTTTCATGGTGGCAATGTACTTCTTCTTAGGATTATCCGCTTTGATACAGAAAAAGCACTTCCAAGTCCGACGACAAATCAATGCCACAAGGAGACGTGTCGGCAACTTCTGA